In the genome of Daucus carota subsp. sativus chromosome 9, DH1 v3.0, whole genome shotgun sequence, the window CGCCTTTCCGGTGCTTACCTAATGTATCCTCAATCGCAATTGGTCCATTATAATTAACATGCCTATGACCATTTTTTATATTGATCTCAAGAACAACTCTAGCACCATAATAATCTCTAAAAATTGCATACGTTTCCTTTAATCTTGTAAAATTTTGACCAAGATTTGCTATTCTTTTCACCATTATCAACTATTTATCCTGATCAAACTGTAGTAACTAGTAAGCTTTCATCTATATCATCAAGTGGGCATTAAGTGACAGCAATAGAAGTTAATGATCTTTCACATATATAAGCCAATAAAAAACTTAGAACTAACCTTTGGACGTTTAGCTTCGTGAGTGTCACAGAGCCCTTTTTGAATGCTAGCTTCTACTCAATTAACCCGGGCTAGCTGACAGTCAATCTAACGAAAAAAATTGGTATGGTTTTCTGCTGGGGATGCTCAAGTGAACTTGTTAGTTCTTGATTTAGTTGGCTAACTAAAGACTAAAGTTGATGTTTATTTAATACAAGTGGGTTAATGTTCTGCCAAAAAATGATGTGGGTTAAtgttttagagcatctccagaggctcttcatttaggctcctaagttgagatttgaggagggagaagaAAAATGtctctccaagagactcttaactggctcttaaatcactaagagcctcttgattctctctcctctctcctcaaagttaagagccaccacattgctcctaacttattttttcacaataaaaaaatccttctcTCCAATTCACCTCTATCTTtccatctcttttgttatagtggagcccaatatatgaataaaatatgaaatagagaagagatgtacagagtattgttggagtttacactcttaacttagTCCTAAATTGccaagagccacattttttatattatatttaggagccaacaaggaggctcttggagatgctcttacacgCACCTGCAGTAAACCCTTGGTCCGaatttaaaattgtgatttataatttaatttgatttaatatgataagttggaattttaaaatatttgtttggttaattttgacttattaataatttatggattattaaaaatataataaaaaatataataataaaaatgatttgtgaataatttataacttatgttatatttttttcttgtaataatgcataattaatcaattttgattttttatcacGTTGAATTGAGCAAAACATTTCAATTCAAAAATTTCGCTTGTCTTATATGGTCGCAGTGTTCATTCTGATTATTTCAGTGACTGAATAGGATGAAATAGAAGTATAGTACTTCATCTGTATTTTCCACATTTTTAAGTGCAAAACCTaactttattaaaaaatttcaaatgataTTAACAatgtattttggcccaagtagaTAAGCTAAAAACGACAGCTCTCCATCACCCATTCATTTGCTCCCTCCAAACACACTAAAAACAACCTCTAATCAACTAAATCACAGCCATCATCTACCACGTGGCGCAACACAACTGAGCAGTCATCCACTTACCATCAACAACCTGTAACTCACAACACAACCTTACCGTTATGACAAAATGAAATTCTAACCACCTTTGAGACCAAACTGAAACGCTATCTATGGCAACTTCAGTGTCAGTGAGCTCACTAAATTCAGTTCCTAGATTCGGGTTTGGGTTCAAACCCGACCCATGTTCTTCTAGAGCTAGAGTTTTATTACAGACACCTTTAAGTTCAGTTAAACATGGGAGGCTTAGTTTGAAAAGATTGAATGCAGCTGGCTTAGCTGATATTGAACCTGACTTGAATGAAGACCCGAAAGATCGTTGGGCAACCAATGGCGTTGACCCTGTAAGTATTTTGTGTGTTTTCCGTGAGGCCTTATCTGGTTTTGTCATGGCGGAACCAGATAAGGACTCACGTAGGCTCCAGCTCGGGCTGAACTTTAAAAATTAGCggtaattttgttttttgagACCAAGCTACAAATTTACAAAATCAGTGAAATTTATGTTGAAGTTGTTTTTAGAAATATTTGTGTAGTATGTGCAAGGTAGAGATGTTAATTACGCGGTGTTTGGAATGGGTGGTGCAGGATGATTTTATATATGGAGAGTATGATGATCATCACACTTATCATCCAGGTGATCATGAAAAAGGTAAGTGCAGCAATTTTACTTGGTGTATCAGCACCAACCCATCTGCCACTAGTTCTGAGCTCCCATATGATAAACTTCATCATAGATTTTCACATGTTTGTTTTTAGCTTGAGATTTTGACACAAATAACATGTCTAAGAAGTTGAATAGCTTATCAAGCATTTACTTGGCTTTTAAGTATAAAAGCGGAAACTTATCATCTGGTGTAGTAGACACCATCTCAGTATATATGTCCTGTGAATTGTGATAAAAGGATGGTCTGTTCATAAGATTTACTCCTGAATTTAATAAGTTTCCTGGTACCCCTTTAATTTTTTGGCTTTAGCCAGCTTCCACACCTGAATTTACAGAACTCCTAGACTTTTACCAGCATTTGTATTGCCTAAAGAGGCTGGAAATATTGTAATTGCAGTTTTCCGCATGCTGGTGCACTTTTGCcagtaattttttttcattgcaAGTAGAGTATTTCTTGTTAGGAATCCTATTTTTATAAAGATCGATATGAAATATGTGCATCAGCGGTCTCTCACCAGTCATGATATTTATCCCAGAGCTACCAAACCTATTGCCCTTGACTGCTTAATTTTGTTCAGTAATAGACACCACATCTGTTATTGCCATTGCTTAAGTTTATTTGCTGGTGTATAATCTGGACTAGCTTCTTGTGAGTATGTTAGCCTATTTCAAGCAAAGGCATAGTTCATATCCAGTATTGAAATCTAATTAAATTAATAGATTATCATCCTAATGAAGTCATCATTCGTTATATAGGCTTTAAGCCAATAGCGCGGAACATGTTGCAGGTTCACATTCTTAGGATCAGATTCTATTGTGATAGCTGTACATGATACAAAATTTTCTGTATTTACATGTTAGGTAGTCCTCCAAATTGAGATTCTTAATAAACCTGACATATTCATGACAGAAATTCATAACCAAGTGTTTTTCCCTCAGTATTTTGGGGCAGTTCCATGATGTTTAGAAGTATCCTACACTAGAAACACTTGGATATCTTTGATTGTACATTATTCAATTCCCATCTaattattttcttcttcttttttttgtttgtttatcaGTATCATTTTGGGGATCAATTGCAGAAGATTATGCAGCGATCGACCCTCCTACTGGTTTCCAGGGTACCAACATAACATTGTCCAATATGTGTTGGATCCTACATATACATGGACTCTCTAAACTCATTCCTTTTTTTTCCCTGAGCAGGGCTTATATCATGGTTATTTCTTCCAGCAGTTGCTGTTGCAATGTATTTCGATGCCCCGGtatatatacatttaattttACACCTTCAAGTGAAGTGATATAACACAGGGGCGGATCTACTAAAAAGCACGGGGACATGTGTTCtacctaatttatttattttttacattttttcaccatctaaattttacaaaatttaaaaagatacaGATGTTTTCCAAAAAATTGTTTGGTGTCCCCCGAAGATTTGAATCCTAAATCCGTCCTTAGAAGTACTAACATTTCTATGGACATCTTTCTGCAGGGAGAATACATATACATTGGAGCAGCCATTTTCACAATAGTGTTCTGCATCATCGAGATGGATAAACCAAGCGAAGCATACAACTTTGAACCTCAGATATACAATCTGGAGAGCAAGTCTCGAGACAAACTTATAGCCGATTATAATACCATGGACATTTGGGATTTTAACGAGAAATACGGAGACCTCTGGGATTTCACAGTGACAAAAGATGACATCATGACCAGATAAATTACAGCAGGCAAGAAATCACACTTGTACATTTACATTAGATTTTATGATTTCGTCACCACTGTTGTAAAAATAAACTTGatgttcaaaaattaaaacatctgTGTTGGGCAGATCAGGGAGGAGGCACGAAAGTGGTGAAGATTTCTTACCTATATTTGATACACTGTGAAATAATGATACAGGGATATGTTTACGCCAACATTCTATAAATCtccgatttattaaaaaattctcGAATAATTCTTAAAGAAAATTTCTACAATTTATCTATTACCCTGACTAAAAATATCTGATTTATccaaaaatcttcaataaaatcCATATAAATCCTGAATCCATAAAACAACTGATTAGTTCCGGTTATAAATCCTGAATCGATAGGTCAACTGATTAGttccgattcccgatttttTTCACGGTGATCAAGATTTACCCGTATTCGATGTCTTTTTTATCCGTTTATCGTATTCCGTGAATTCGACGCATGTCACTGACCACTAAGCTGTTAACTTGAAGTTTTTGATAGCAGTATGAGATGATTTGAAAGCCCCAACTGCCAAGAACATGTCCCAGTTGGCTATTATTACCTTCTACCTAAAAGCAAGAAAATGGCTTCACTTGGTGAAAGTGGCTTGAATGCACGAGTTGTGTGCATAGAATTGTAGTTGCATAGTATCTAGAATGCACAAAAAATTCAAAAGGAGTGGATCAACTTCGCAATTTGAAATGGCAAAAAGGCTGAATTGTTGAACATTATGGAAAAATCACTTAACATATGGAACTTTCTACATTTACATTTGTTTACTTCAATTTGGGACCTTTTAATGCGCCCTACTCGTTCCGCCATACAAATAATGCATTCATATAATAAGAGCAAGAGAACAAAGTCTTGAAAGCATGTCGGAACATGAGTGGATGACtttgaaattattttcttaCATATCTATGGTCATATGGTCCAACCCAGATctgtaatattaaataaatatatcgaGTCCCGACAAACACATGATATAACATAATACATATCGGTAAGATTTTTATTATGAGAATAACTCGCTTATTATAAGTCCCGTCATTTTAGTCTGTATgttcaatatattttatgattaaGATTTTTATTGTGAACCACTTTTCATAAGCCACGTCATTTTAATATGTATGTTCACTATGTTACATCATATGTTTGTTGCGGATTTTGGGTGTTCAATAAAAAAGTCCCATTTTCATACTTATTTCCTACGTCAGTCACGGATAATACTAACTAAAAATGGGTCTATGTCAATAGTGATTCAAAGAGAAATTCAACAGAAGAGAAAGAAAATTCTAAATGAAACACCTGACTACAAGGACAATATGATGCAAGACAACAATaagataaactttttaaaacagCCCCTTTACTTAAACTTTTTAGGCAGCTTCACAAGAAGCTTGACATGCTAGTTTCTTATACAAATCTACTGATCTTATAACCAGAGCTCTTGGACAACTTTCAACAGAAAACacagaaaaatgaaaaacagaGTACTCTGTTTTCTCAATACTCTGTTTCTCTTCATCCTCAGCTGCGATTCTCAGGCCGTAATAGAGCCAACCACTTCAGGCTACACTTGCAGTCTCAACCAGACAATTAGTCCATGCCAGACTTATGTATATTACAGAGCTGCATCTCCTGATTATCTTGATTTAGCTTCTGTAGGTGATCTTTTCTCCGTAAGCAGGCTGATGATCGCGAATCCAAGTAATATATCTTCGGTATCTTCTCCTTTAGTACCTTCTCAATCTCTGTTAGTTCCAATTCAGTGTTCTTGCAATAGAATTAATAGTAGCCTGTCAATTTCTTATGCTGGTCTAAATTATACCATCAAAAAAGACAATACATTTTACTTGGTTTCGAGTATTCAATTCCAAAACCTCACCAGCTACCAATCTGTGGAAGTTGTGAATCCAAGCCTTGTTCCGACAAATCTTTCCATTGGTGAAAATGTAATATTTCCGATCTTTTGCAAGTGTCCGGACAAAGCACAAGTAGAGAATCAAACAAAGTATCTCATCAGTTATGTTTTTCAGCCTTTTGATAACTTCTCCTCAATAGCTAGAAAGTTTGGATCAACTACTCAGGCTATAATTGATGTAAATGGGAACAATATCAAGACTTTTCAAACTGTTTTTGTTCCGGTTTCTCGACTGCCTGTTTTTACACAGCctgttgttgctgctgctgctcctACTGCTCCTGTTTCTGTTAAAACAGAGGAAAATAAAGATAAGGTTAGAGGACTATCCGTCGGGCTCGGAATTTGTGGTTTGTTACTGCTTTTGGTTTGTGGGCTGTGGGGTTATAGAGAGACTTCAATGAAGAAAAAGAGAGGAAAATATAAAGATGAAGAGAAGCCTCAagtgattcagaagaagaaagcAGTAGATGTGGACTTGATGGATGATGTTTCAGATTGTTTGGATAAGTACAGAGTTTTTGGTATCGATGAATTGGTGGAAGCAACTGAGGGATTTGATGAGAAATGGCATGTTCAAGGATCTGTGTACAAAGGGTATATCAATGGGATTTTGTATGCAATCAAGAAGATGAAATGGAATGCCTGTGAAGAACTCAAGATCTTGCAGAAGGTAATTTTTACTACAATGTCATAATGTTACTGGTACTTAAATTTGTTATGGGTCCTGGTCCTTGGCTGTTAATTGCCAGGGACCCGTTAAGTGTCATGTAGTTTTTGGACCGTTGGATGAATACCGAACGGTCATGATTAACAAATTTCTAATACGTCCGGCGCTTTTTAACTGACGGGTAAAATACTCCGTCCAGCACTTTTAAAGGGTGGATGAGTACCCGTCTAGCAAATAAAAAGCGTTGgatgtgttaaaaaaaattataatcctaatcgctggatattcatccaacgaccCAAAAATTGTATGTTGCTTAAGAGGGACGGCCAGGACCTGTTTGTTATACCCTTTTGAATCCATATATCGTTGTTTTATAAGTCTAGATGATACTAAAATGAATgatttcttgattttgaaggTAAATCATGGGAATTTGGTGAAGCTGGAGGGTTTTTGCATAGACCCTGAAGATGGAAACTGCTACTTGATATATGAATATGTTGAAAATGGTTCTCTGCATTCATGGTTGCATAGCAGCCGTAGCGAGCAACTGACCTGGAAAATGAGGTTGCGAGTCGCCATTGATGTGGCCAACGGACTCCAATACATTCATGAGCATACGCAGCCACGAGTCGTGCATAAAGACATCAAAAGCAGCAATATTCTCCTAGATGGCCACATGAGAGCCAAGATTGCCAATTTTGGACTAGCAAAATCCGGTTGCAATGCCATAACAATGCACATTGTTGGAACTCAAGGTTACATTGCTCCCGAATATCTAACTGATGGTGTGGTTTCGACCAAAATGGATGTTTTCTCCTTCGGAGTGGTGTTACTTGAGTTGGTTTCCGGCAGAGAGGCAATCAATGAAGAAGGGAAGGTTCTATGGTCGACGGTGGATGGAATTTTGGAGAAAAAAGATGgaaaaatggagagattgatcGAGTGGATGGATGACAGTCTTCGCACTGGGGAATCGAATTTACTGGACAGTGTAGCAAATGTTGTATCAGTGGCGATTGCTTGTTTGCACAGAGATCCTAGTCGGAGACCTAGCATGGTGGACATTGTGTATGCATTGTGCAAGAGTGATGATCTATTTTCCGATCTCTCACAAGATTTTTCACCAGGAATGATTCTTGCTAGGTGAAAGGAAAGTGTTATTTGCTTCTTAATTTTGAGAACCTTGTTGAAAGTGTAGATTTTGTAAGTCATGATTGGTCTTAGAAATTGTGTGTAAATTAACGGAACGTTAGAACACGTTTGAAATcgtgcatttcatttcaaatgtatAGATTTCAGATGACACTACTTGCATAAGTTGTATTCTCATTTCAGTAATGtcctggatttcaaatgaaattcaaatt includes:
- the LOC108200804 gene encoding photosynthetic NDH subunit of subcomplex B 5, chloroplastic, translating into MATSVSVSSLNSVPRFGFGFKPDPCSSRARVLLQTPLSSVKHGRLSLKRLNAAGLADIEPDLNEDPKDRWATNGVDPDDFIYGEYDDHHTYHPGDHEKVSFWGSIAEDYAAIDPPTGFQGLISWLFLPAVAVAMYFDAPGEYIYIGAAIFTIVFCIIEMDKPSEAYNFEPQIYNLESKSRDKLIADYNTMDIWDFNEKYGDLWDFTVTKDDIMTR
- the LOC108202681 gene encoding serine/threonine receptor-like kinase NFP, giving the protein MKNRVLCFLNTLFLFILSCDSQAVIEPTTSGYTCSLNQTISPCQTYVYYRAASPDYLDLASVGDLFSVSRLMIANPSNISSVSSPLVPSQSLLVPIQCSCNRINSSLSISYAGLNYTIKKDNTFYLVSSIQFQNLTSYQSVEVVNPSLVPTNLSIGENVIFPIFCKCPDKAQVENQTKYLISYVFQPFDNFSSIARKFGSTTQAIIDVNGNNIKTFQTVFVPVSRLPVFTQPVVAAAAPTAPVSVKTEENKDKVRGLSVGLGICGLLLLLVCGLWGYRETSMKKKRGKYKDEEKPQVIQKKKAVDVDLMDDVSDCLDKYRVFGIDELVEATEGFDEKWHVQGSVYKGYINGILYAIKKMKWNACEELKILQKVNHGNLVKLEGFCIDPEDGNCYLIYEYVENGSLHSWLHSSRSEQLTWKMRLRVAIDVANGLQYIHEHTQPRVVHKDIKSSNILLDGHMRAKIANFGLAKSGCNAITMHIVGTQGYIAPEYLTDGVVSTKMDVFSFGVVLLELVSGREAINEEGKVLWSTVDGILEKKDGKMERLIEWMDDSLRTGESNLLDSVANVVSVAIACLHRDPSRRPSMVDIVYALCKSDDLFSDLSQDFSPGMILAR